A portion of the Clostridium cylindrosporum DSM 605 genome contains these proteins:
- the murJ gene encoding murein biosynthesis integral membrane protein MurJ: MKETAILLMVATVISKVLGFAREIVLAYFYGVSATADAYKIAITIPGTIFAMIGAGIATGYIPMYSRIEKDDNVESANRFTSNMINFVLVICTIIVVIGLVFTTPIVKLFAAGFKGETLRICVLITRFTIAGVYFTALVYIFTGYLNLKNKFLMPALVAIPMNIVVIATIAISSKTSIEVLAIGTLLSIAIQLVFLLPVIKKTSYKHKLILDRKDKNLKRMVLLAIPVIIGISVNQINVLVDRTIASLISNGAIAALDYAVKLNGFVQGIFVMSIVTAMYPMISRMGAENNIEGLKKSLNEAIISVSLLVIPATVGAMVFAKPIVKLLFERGAFDSNAATMTSGALFFYSIGMIGYGLREVISKAFYSLQDTKTPMINAAFAVVINIILCITLSRFMGINGLALATSIAGIICTITLFISLRRRIGSIRLKSIVSSMIKILVTAVIMGIVSRFSYTALQGVIGESISLLLAIVIAGVVYLVVIYFMRIEEVNSIIAIAKSKIKRK, from the coding sequence ATGAAAGAAACAGCAATCCTTTTAATGGTAGCAACGGTTATTTCTAAGGTGCTCGGATTTGCACGGGAAATAGTTCTTGCGTACTTTTATGGTGTGTCAGCTACGGCGGATGCATACAAAATAGCAATAACTATTCCAGGAACTATATTTGCGATGATTGGAGCAGGAATAGCAACTGGATATATTCCTATGTATAGTAGGATAGAAAAAGATGATAATGTAGAATCAGCTAATAGATTTACAAGTAATATGATTAACTTTGTTTTAGTTATTTGTACAATAATTGTAGTAATTGGGCTTGTGTTTACTACTCCGATTGTTAAGCTGTTTGCCGCTGGATTTAAGGGAGAAACGCTAAGAATATGTGTACTTATAACGAGGTTTACTATTGCAGGGGTTTATTTTACAGCACTTGTGTACATATTCACAGGATATCTTAATTTAAAGAATAAGTTTTTAATGCCTGCACTTGTAGCAATTCCAATGAATATAGTTGTTATTGCAACTATTGCCATAAGTTCCAAGACAAGTATTGAAGTTTTAGCAATAGGAACACTTTTGTCTATAGCAATTCAATTGGTATTTTTGCTACCTGTTATTAAGAAAACTAGTTATAAGCATAAGTTAATATTAGATAGAAAAGATAAGAACTTGAAGAGAATGGTGCTACTTGCCATTCCTGTTATAATTGGAATATCCGTTAACCAAATTAATGTATTGGTTGATAGAACTATTGCTTCACTAATTTCAAATGGGGCAATTGCAGCACTTGATTATGCAGTTAAACTTAATGGATTTGTTCAAGGTATATTTGTAATGAGTATAGTAACCGCTATGTATCCTATGATATCAAGAATGGGAGCGGAGAATAATATAGAAGGCCTTAAAAAGAGCTTAAATGAGGCTATAATTAGTGTAAGTTTACTTGTTATCCCTGCAACTGTTGGGGCTATGGTATTTGCAAAGCCTATAGTTAAGTTACTATTTGAAAGAGGAGCATTTGATAGTAATGCTGCTACTATGACTTCAGGAGCACTTTTCTTCTACTCTATTGGAATGATAGGTTATGGACTACGTGAGGTTATATCTAAGGCATTTTATTCACTTCAGGATACAAAAACACCTATGATTAATGCAGCTTTTGCAGTTGTAATCAATATAATTCTTTGTATAACTCTTTCAAGATTTATGGGTATAAATGGTTTAGCCCTTGCAACAAGTATTGCAGGTATAATTTGTACTATAACATTATTTATAAGCCTTAGAAGGAGAATAGGCTCTATTAGACTTAAGTCTATAGTTTCATCAATGATCAAAATACTAGTAACAGCTGTTATTATGGGGATAGTATCAAGATTTTCATATACAGCTTTGCAAGGAGTAATTGGTGAGTCGATTTCACTTTTACTGGCTATAGTAATTGCAGGGGTTGTTTATCTTGTAGTTATATACTTTATGAGAATAGAAGAGGTTAATTCGATTATTGCAATAGCTAAAAGTAAGATTAAAAGAAAATAA
- a CDS encoding RluA family pseudouridine synthase translates to MKEIVITQNEAGQRLDKFLRKYLKDMSLGNIYKAIRKKEIKVNNLKSSEKYILNEGDVLQFYFHVGEETKKKEDKKIIKKIMDIEYDFDIAYEDSSILVVKKGKGVLTHPDEGDEATLTCQVIAYLYDNGVYDPEKEKTFSPSPCNRLDKNTEGLVIFAKNYEALKSINEAIREGNLKKYYMALTVGKPKEGRHIAHIQKDRRANKVRVFDDEVKNSKEIITDVKIIDTVGQFSQVEVDLITGKSHQIRAHLAHLDAPLVGDHKYGDKKINSFFKNRFGIEDQMLVAYKIIFKNCSEGIKHLEGKTISMQLPHYFKKIKNDVFKF, encoded by the coding sequence ATGAAAGAAATCGTTATAACTCAAAATGAAGCAGGACAGAGACTAGATAAGTTCTTAAGAAAATATCTAAAGGATATGTCCCTAGGAAATATATATAAGGCAATTAGAAAGAAAGAAATAAAGGTTAATAACTTAAAGTCAAGTGAGAAATATATACTTAATGAAGGAGATGTTCTTCAGTTTTATTTCCATGTTGGTGAAGAAACCAAGAAGAAAGAAGATAAGAAAATCATAAAGAAGATTATGGATATAGAATATGATTTTGATATTGCCTATGAAGATTCAAGTATCCTTGTTGTAAAGAAGGGTAAAGGAGTTCTTACACATCCAGATGAAGGTGATGAGGCAACTCTTACTTGTCAAGTTATTGCATACCTTTATGATAATGGTGTTTATGACCCTGAAAAGGAGAAGACATTCTCGCCATCACCTTGCAATAGGCTAGATAAGAATACTGAGGGCCTTGTTATTTTTGCTAAGAATTATGAGGCATTAAAAAGTATTAATGAGGCTATTAGAGAAGGAAATCTAAAGAAGTACTATATGGCACTTACTGTTGGAAAACCTAAGGAAGGCAGACATATAGCGCATATACAAAAAGATAGAAGGGCTAATAAGGTAAGGGTTTTTGATGATGAAGTTAAGAACTCAAAGGAAATTATAACTGATGTTAAGATAATAGATACTGTAGGTCAATTTTCACAGGTTGAGGTAGACCTTATAACAGGTAAGTCACATCAAATAAGAGCACACTTAGCACACTTAGATGCACCGTTAGTTGGTGATCATAAGTATGGTGATAAAAAGATAAATAGTTTCTTCAAAAATAGATTTGGTATTGAGGATCAAATGCTAGTTGCATATAAGATAATATTTAAAAATTGTTCTGAGGGTATAAAGCACTTAGAAGGAAAAACAATATCAATGCAACTTCCACACTATTTTAAGAAAATAAAAAATGATGTATTTAAGTTCTAG
- a CDS encoding 3'-5' exoribonuclease YhaM family protein has product MLDLNLNTKIDNLVFIVRQISKKIGQNSKEYYTLQISRGIKTYDAKIWSGDEKYECIIPGDIVKITGMAKDFKGLIQIHINEISVLEEVDASLRNELLPFCSKSESILRKEIEDIISTIEDKYILELINKVFDVPEVKESFYKKSAGVEIHHAYVRGLAEHSLEVAKNTISFCKMGYSIKYDIAVTAALLHDVGKVYELSDFPENKYTEVGRMLGHITIGSNLIQKCINEIKDFPREIELDIIHAILSHHGNKDMGSPVVPMTLEAIAVHNADKASAEINAFYLSVQRDNSSSNWTEYNNIYKRCIKKS; this is encoded by the coding sequence ATGTTAGACTTAAATCTTAATACTAAGATAGATAATTTAGTCTTTATTGTAAGACAAATATCAAAAAAGATAGGACAAAATTCAAAGGAATACTATACACTACAAATAAGCAGAGGGATAAAAACCTATGATGCAAAGATTTGGAGTGGAGATGAAAAGTATGAATGTATTATACCAGGTGACATTGTAAAAATAACAGGAATGGCAAAGGATTTTAAAGGATTAATACAAATCCATATAAATGAAATTAGTGTTTTAGAGGAAGTTGATGCTTCTTTAAGAAATGAATTATTGCCTTTTTGCTCTAAAAGTGAATCAATACTGAGAAAAGAAATAGAAGATATAATATCAACAATAGAAGATAAATATATTTTAGAACTTATCAATAAAGTATTTGATGTGCCTGAAGTAAAAGAATCATTTTATAAAAAGTCTGCAGGGGTAGAGATTCATCATGCCTATGTAAGAGGACTTGCTGAACATTCACTGGAAGTTGCTAAGAATACAATTAGCTTTTGTAAAATGGGTTATTCTATAAAGTATGATATAGCAGTAACAGCAGCACTATTACATGATGTTGGAAAGGTATATGAGCTTTCTGATTTTCCAGAAAATAAATATACTGAAGTGGGAAGGATGCTAGGTCATATTACAATAGGATCAAACTTAATTCAAAAGTGCATAAATGAAATTAAAGATTTCCCAAGAGAAATAGAACTTGATATAATTCATGCAATACTATCTCACCATGGAAATAAGGATATGGGGTCTCCAGTGGTTCCAATGACACTTGAGGCTATAGCAGTTCATAATGCTGATAAAGCAAGTGCAGAGATAAATGCTTTTTATTTAAGTGTACAAAGAGATAACTCATCATCTAATTGGACTGAGTATAATAATATTTATAAAAGATGTATTAAAAAATCATAA
- a CDS encoding RluA family pseudouridine synthase yields MSSLKFNIEKKHEGIKLSDYLKDEAGLSSRLIRKSLREQRVIVNREAKRARYILQEGDELIVKMGSGETQDIAPENISIDVVYEDEDILVVNKPPFMVVHPTRSHQSGTLANAVTYYFRNRGDDTIIRLVNRLDRDTSGLVVIAKSQYAHMAMAKKMISDSIEKTYIAIVEGEFEGEGTIDAPIGRPSEDSLMRCVMEDGQRAITHYKVLASNKDMSAVRVILETGRTHQIRVHMKHMGHTIIGDTLYGSESDVIGRQALHAYKLKFNTIRDNNPLELVANLPGDLETLVKHI; encoded by the coding sequence ATGAGTAGTTTAAAGTTTAATATAGAGAAAAAGCATGAGGGAATTAAGCTATCGGATTATTTAAAGGACGAAGCTGGTCTTTCATCAAGGCTTATAAGAAAGTCTTTAAGGGAGCAAAGAGTTATAGTAAATAGAGAGGCTAAAAGAGCTAGGTATATTCTACAAGAGGGTGATGAACTTATAGTGAAAATGGGATCAGGAGAAACTCAGGATATAGCTCCTGAAAACATTTCTATAGATGTTGTATATGAAGATGAGGATATATTAGTTGTTAATAAGCCTCCATTTATGGTTGTTCACCCTACAAGAAGCCATCAAAGTGGAACACTAGCTAATGCAGTAACATATTACTTTAGAAATAGAGGAGATGACACAATAATTAGGCTTGTAAATAGACTTGATCGTGATACATCTGGTCTTGTGGTGATTGCGAAAAGTCAGTATGCTCATATGGCTATGGCTAAGAAAATGATTAGTGATAGTATAGAAAAAACTTATATAGCAATTGTAGAAGGTGAGTTTGAAGGTGAAGGAACTATAGATGCTCCTATAGGAAGGCCATCTGAGGACTCCCTAATGAGATGTGTTATGGAAGATGGTCAAAGGGCTATTACTCATTATAAAGTTTTAGCTTCAAATAAAGATATGTCAGCAGTTAGAGTAATACTTGAGACTGGAAGAACACATCAAATAAGGGTTCATATGAAACATATGGGTCATACTATAATAGGTGATACTTTGTATGGAAGTGAAAGTGATGTTATAGGAAGACAAGCTCTTCATGCATATAAATTAAAATTTAATACAATAAGAGACAATAATCCCTTAGAATTAGTAGCAAATTTGCCTGGTGATTTAGAAACACTGGTGAAACATATCTAA